Within Oncorhynchus kisutch isolate 150728-3 unplaced genomic scaffold, Okis_V2 scaffold1934, whole genome shotgun sequence, the genomic segment TATTGAGCAATAACCCAGCACCCTGAAAGCACCCTGTCAACAGTTGTGGAAGATCAGGTCATGTGAACTGAAGTTGTTAGGATGGTACTTTATTTATTACTTTATTACTTGATTTATTTTCATTAGCTGTAAAAAGTTTTCCACTTCAACAGTTTTAGCTTAATAACATATGTGTGGTTAGACGTATGTAGCTACTGATTTTGTGTAGTTATTTCTAATGTAATCAACTTTGACGTACCATTTGTGAAGTCCAATATGTTATTTGAAACCGAAAGGTGTATCAACAAATACCATTTCTACAAAAGCcagcctttctttctttctctgtccactACTTTATTCCCATACCTCATTCTGAAAATGTTATTGATATAAAAAATATGTGATAAACCCTACAGTTTTTGTTTTGACTGCATTCTGGAAAAGCTACATATGCTATTGAAACATGTGCTCTTAGAGAATGAAACAGAAGTTTACAGAACTGCGTCTCAAAGTTCAATTCCTTTTATATCCTAAATCAAACGTAGATGTAGACTATTTCTAAATTAGCCTAATATTAGAATGAATGTTTAAATTCTTCCTATTTTCTTCAAAGGATACAACAAACACAGACCTTTTTCAACAATAACCGCTGTAGTTAGACCTGCACTGTAGCATATTGCTTTTGCCTGATACTATGGCTTTAGGTGTTACCAATAGAATTTTACTTTTTAATAAACAAAGTTtttctaaaataaaaaaataacagacCGAGATGAAGCCTTCAAGGCGAGAGCTTTTACTTTGCCCAAAATCTTTCAGCGTGAGATAATCCCATTTTATTTTCTAATTACATGAGGATTTTGATTGAATATAAGTTTCGTAATGTTTAAGCTGttacaaatgtactgatataTGTGGATGCACGTGGCATttcggcaactttgagaaaaacgaCTTTTAGTGTTGCGTGTTGCTCACACTCATACCTGCCCTCTCATTAGCTAGAATGGTCCCCACCTGTTCCTGTCTTCAATCATTGAGCACATGCATTGCCATTGTGGTCACTCGGCTCTCTTGTCAATATAATCAATTATCTTTGCTTCGGTGTATGAGTGGTTAagtcatttatatatatatatatatatatatatgtgtatatgaatTATTATGAGCACAACAATACAAACAAATATACAAAGAAgagtacataaacctaacagacagggGTATTACATATCAAGATTCCTTTTCAATTAGTTAAACACTTTTTATTTAATGTttttacttcacctttatttaaccaggtaggccagttgagaacaagttctcatttacaattgtgacctgcccaagataaagcaaagcagtgcgacacaaacaataacacagagttacacatggaataaacaaacatacagtcaataacgcaatagaatatatatatatatatatatatatatatatagtgtgtgcaaatgaggtaagattagggaggtaggaCAATACATTGGCTGTAATGGCGAAgtgattacaatttagcaataaaacactgtagtgatagatgtgcagaaggagaatgtggaagtagagatactggggtgcaaaggagaagaaaaaaaagtaacaatatggggatgaggtagttggatgggctacttacaaatgggctatgtacaggttcaATGATCTGTgacctgctctgacagttggtgtttaaagatagtgagggagatatgagtctcttatattgcttttttgtttttacatttactgatcttttcaaaataatatttaaattctATCTTAAATAATGTTAAGAGGGGTTTGTTATTTGCCCACTTCATTGTATGGATAAAGAATCTTCCATGAAagataaacaaatgaacaatgaaagttaaatcagggtccatatcatttggatcaaaataaaaggTAATATCAGAGTCTCTCAGATTAACATTAATAGTCTTCTCTTTAAGAACAAATCTTCTAACTCACTCCAAAATCTTCTGACATAAGAGCATAAGTATACAATCTGGAATAAGAAAGACATAAAacacaaaaacaagtttttattttttctgatttgacaacaacattatttggattAAACAATTATTGAATAATGATGGCCAACGATATGATTATCAAGAATTCATGAGaacacacaatgttacattcACTCCTGAGGAATGGGATCGTCATCAAATGATCCGCCAAGTTCCTGTTGAAATTCTAAAGGTGATTGGCTACGCTCTGTGAGGGTGGATTTCACTGACGCATTCGGGTTGGAACAATAAATAGAGCGAACAAGAATCCTTCCAGTTCACAAGTCTGAGAAGACGCATGAAGAAGTTCTTGCTTCAACAGTGATTGAACGGAACTCCTCTGCCTTCGTCCCGCATTATAGAAAATTCCGGATTGATAACATAACACTTACCTGAACTATAATAGCAAGATCGTCGAATAAACCATTGTTTTGTACCGTTCATTTAGATATTAAAGAAAATCTGCCAAGATGGAGTCTCAGATCCGCCAGAACTATCACCACGATTGCGAAGCTGCCATCAACCGGATGATCAATTTGGAGATGTTTGCCTCCTACACCTACACTTCAATGGTAAGGAGTCTACCAAGATGACCGTTTTGTTGATCTACCTGTTTTACTATTATGCCTGCGCCTAAATTCCACTTTTCACCTGACTTTCCTGTAGCCAATAACCTCAACTCCGTTAAATACACATTTGAGTTATACTTGGCTTGGCTATTAATTGCCTCCAGGTAGGTATAACATCCAAATGAAGCCGGGAATCTATCCTACCTTGGACAGAGCGCGTAACAACTCCTTGACAGGTTAATTGTCAGGTTACCAAGTAGACTACAGACTAGATTTATTCATGCCTATATCGTCAAGCTTAGTTACCACAACATGAACAGAATACCGAGTCATGTTTGGCTTTTTTCTTCTAACTACAATGTTCTATGTTTATCCACCCAGGCTTTCTATTTCTCCCGTGACGATGTGGCTCTGCCTGGCTTCGCGCATTTCTTCAAGGAGAACAGCGATGAGGAGCGGGAGCACGCGGAGAAGCTACTCTCCTTCCAGAACAAGCGAGGTGGACGCATTTTACTCCAGGACATCAAGGTAAGCCCTTGAGCATAGGAAACACATTTTAGATTGTAGACTGATAAATGTTTTTACTCCATGGAGGAAAGTTTCTCCAGCGTTGATCTAGCTAGAGAACCTGTAGTCCTGAACATACTGTCTCTAACCACTGAACTGAGTGTGAGAAGTGTAACTGTTCACTTTATCCTGACCTTAACGTCTGCTAGTATTCCCTAACCCTCCTGTGTAGAAGCCAGAACGCGATGAGTGGGGCAATGGGCTGGAGGCCATGCAGTGTGCTCTGCAGCTGGAGAAGAATGTGAACCAGGCCCTGCTGGACCTGCACAAGATTGCCTCTGACAAGGTTGACCCCCATGTAAGTTATGGTAACCATGTATGTATCACATAGAATACAGGTACTGTCCCAGGAGATGATAACTAATGACACAGAATTGTGTGACCTGCTGCTTTGCAAGTACACGATAGTCCAGATGCATACTATGCACACAATGCAGCTAATGCATaaggggcggcaggttgcctagcggttagagcgttgctccagtaaccaaaaggttgctggatcgaatcctctagctgacaagctaaaaatctgttctgcccctgaacaagttagttaacccactgttccacgtTAGGATGTTCTTGTaaatttttaactgacttgcttataGTTATATCTACACTTATGCCATTACCACCAGGCTCTTGTGTGTTACTGTATCTACAATGGTCTGTAGTCATTCTCTTGTCTGACCTGTGTTTTCCCTCTTTAGCTGTGTGACTTTCTGGAGACCCATTACCTGAATGAGCAGGTGGAGGCCATTAAGAAGCTGGGAGACCACATCACCAACCTCACCAAGATGGATGCTGTCAAAAACAAGATGGCAGAGTACCTGTTTGACAAGCACACCCTGGGAGGCCAGAGCTAAACTACTTCCATCCCCAGGCTACGGCCTACAGCCTCAGACCAGGACTCCTGGCTTCTCTGATAGATCCTACTGGCTTTACATTTATAGGGAGGGGAGTGTTGAACTGGTGCAGTGCAACACAGCTATAACATTGAGGTGTTTCTGTTGACAACACTATTGTATTTTGGAGGCAAGGCATCTTGTAAAACAATTAAAAAGAtcacaaatgtttttgtttaagATTTCTAAGTGTTGACCTGTAGTGATGATTCAGTCTATTCAGGTTCTTTGCTCTGTCTTACTGAGCATCTTCATACCAGTGATAAATACTGACAATTGTAGACCTACTAGTGGCTGAGGGTCATAACAATAGGAGAAGTTTAATAAAGGATGTTACGTCTGACCACAAAGGGTGTCCTTTACCGCATCTTGTAGTAGTGCCATGTCAATGAAGGACCCAACTGTCAACTCTAGGTCCATAGGAGTGAAATGGGTAACTACAGTTGCTGTAGATCTTCACTCTGCATATCCCAAGTTTATAAAATGGCCAACAGGTCAATCAAACCCTTGCGTCCTGCTGGGTAAATCCGTTAGCCAGCTGTTATGGTAACTTTTGGCTCTTACTGACACACGCAATCTTCACTCATTTAGTTAATTTCAGTTGAAATGCACACTAGTTCCCCTACAGCAAACTCTGAACTGAATACTCAATAGTAAATCTACAAGCCTCTCATCATACTCAAAATCATACATTATTGGAGCTGTCACATGGTTGCAAAGATACTGATAATTTACCAAGATTACTGAAGTCTACCATTTTGGTAAATAACAGGCAAGCTTAACTTTAATACTTTAAACTGAAAAAATATTGCTATAATTGGTGTCCAAATCGTAACTGTTTCTGGTGGGTAGACCATTTGGTTAAAGGGGAAAATGGCCTAATGACAACCGTGTCAAATCAACAATGGCATTTTTGAAAACTGCAACTATTCtcttttcacaactgccaccaacaTTTACAACCAAAAAGTATTGACATGGTAAAATAATTGAGTCcatttaaataaaatatgttGGTGTTCACTGAGTTGGTTTATATTTAGGGGTAATGTTTTGCAGCTAAGTCTATTTCAAAATCTCTTTTAACTGTGCTAAGGCAACAGAGGGCCAGAGATTTGTGATAACCTGACACTCCCAAAAAAGCCACTAGATGGCATCTGATTAAATAGCATATTCCTTAATTGACCAACATTGGTATTAGTTATGGATCCCATGTAGCTGTTGTCAAGGCAGCATTTACTCTAaatggggtccagcaaaataaaGGCAGTTCGATACATTACAAAACAGATTTCAGTCCTCTACCACACAAAATCCATTGTGTGTCTATATTGCATATGTTATAGTGTCTGTGCCGATGTGTCTCTTCTCAGTCCCTGCTGTCCCATAAGTTCTATTTTTATCTATTTTTAAAGTcttattttactgcttgcatgagctacttgatgtggaatagtagacatgtcatggctctatgtggtactgtgcacctcccatagccTGTTCTGGatgtggggactgtgaagagacctggtggcatgtcttgtggggtatgaattGGTGTCTGAgttgtgtgctagtagtttaaactgacagctcggtgcattcatgtcaatacttctcacagatacaagtagtgatgaagtaaatctctctactttgagccatgagagattgacatgcataatattgttagctctctgtgtacatttctgggccaattgtaatgttcctaagtccttttttgtggcacctgaccacacgactggacagtagtccaggtgcgacaaaacaagggcctgtagaacctaccttgttgatagtgttaaggcagagcagtgctttattatggacagacctatccccatcttagctaccgttgtatcaatatgttttgaccatgacaaaaGTTTACTCTCAACTTGTtacatttccacattattcattacaagatttagttgaggtttagggtttagtgtttTAGTtcaacatacatagacacacatagacacacaggcttgcCAGTGGCaagtcattagtaaagattgaaaaagtaaGGGACCTAGACAGCTGCTCTTGGGAATGCCTGACTCTACCTAGATTATGttggaggcttccattaaagaacaccctctgtgttctgttagacatgtAACTCCagatccacaatatagcaggggacgtaaagccataacacatacactttttccagcagcagattatgatcAATATTGTGAAAAGCTAAAGTGTTTTATTTTATGTTTCTGTatttttaaatctttatttaactaggcaagtcagttaagaacaaattcttattgacaatgacggaCAACCCGGACGACGatgtgccaattgtgcaccggcctatgggactcccaatcacggctggatgtaatacagcctggacttgaatcagggactgtagtgacacctcttgtactgagatgcagtgccttagactgctgcgccactcgggagccctaacaAAACATCTCCCACAATCTTTTaattatcaatttctctcagccaatcatcagtaatttgtgtaagtgcgTACATGTTGAATGCCCTTCCCTGTAAGCGTACTGAAAATCTGTTGTTAATtaatttactgtgaaatagcattgtatctggtcaatcACAATTTTtttcaaaagtttactaagggttggtaacagcctgattggtcagctgtttgagtcagtaaagggtgctttgctattcttgggtaatggaatgacttttgcttcccttcaGGGCTGAGGGTGCACACTTTCTGTAGGCTTATGTTGAAGAGAGGGCAAATAGGAGTTGCAATATCGTCCGTCCGCTGTCagcctcagtcattttccatccaagttgtcagacccaggtggcttgtcattgatGACAGAcctttttttcacctcttccacactcactttatggaattcaaaatAACAATGCATGTCTTTTATAATTTGCTCAGTTATGCACAGATGTGTAAGTTCAGAATTAGTTGTTGGCATGTCATACCCAAGTTTTccaatcttgccaatgaaaaaagcATTAATgtaattggcaatatcagtgggttttgtggtgaatgagccatctgattcaatgaatgatggagcccgAGTTTGTCTTTTTGTCCAACATTTCATTTAAGGTACTTCAAAGCTTTTTTACTATCATTTTTcctataatttatctttgtttcatagtacattttctccttctcctttttgttcactttagtcacatgatttctgaaTTTATTGTACAGTATGTTTGCCAGTCAGCTGTGCAGCCAGGCTTATTTGCCATTCCCTTTGCCTCATCcttctcaaccataccattttccaattcctcatcaatccatggggatTTAACAAATAAATTTTGCAGTCATGTTCTTAATGGCTGCATGCTTATTAATAACTGGAATAAGTCATTTCATAAATGCGTCAAGTGcagtatctggttgctcctcattacacaccacagaacaGCATATATTCTTTACAtcttcaacataggaatcactacctAAGCTGTCATTTTTGACTGAGACTGTAAAAGCATGCTTTAAGCCATGTACATTTGTTGATTGCTAGGCGTACAAATACCATTATTTCTTGGTGTACAGTATTTGAAACAAGGTCTTGTTTGGCTTCAACCGGACTAGATTGTGAACAACTCTTGGCAGAATGCGTTGCTTTACTACCGTGAAGGTGATCAGCACaatattgtttgaactgcagtaCCCCAAACGATTCGTTCTCGAGTTTGTTCAGCAGAGGCTGTTTATGTTTTGGTTCTACAAAGCTGTGACCATCATAACATTCAATAATCAATTAATTGCATTCAATATAGTTTTCTTCTCTATGCTGCCTGCAGCATGATCTATTTTGCCTATGCCCATATGACAGACAGTTGTTGGTCGGAGCCTATCACCAAAGGATCACATATTAATCGTGCTGGATAATTCATTGCGGCCAGTAGGTCAAAAAAACATCTCAAATGAGTCACTCAGAAAAAAACGAATCATGAGTTCAGAAGTCTTGAGTCAGTAAAAAGTTGTTCAAAAATAATTATTTGTTCTTCAACTGCACGTCATTAGCCAGAGGTGACACCGCAGGTTCCAAGGTGGTGTGGCAAAATGTGTATGTGTCTTTTCTGGGGCCTAGAGTGTTTCCTGATCTCATGACCTGGTCAGGTATGGGTCCAGGGTCCTGTTCGTAGGCCATGACAAAATATTATTGTTTTAGATAGCTTCCCTTTGCATCTGTGCTATCactataggactgggagttttCTTGTCAGGTTATGTGGATTGGAAACACTCCTGACCTAAGGTGGATCAAACTCTTTCAAACTACCACAAACCTTGCTCTTACTCATTCTAAATCTGATACCAAAAGAGCCAGAGACAACAACTTCAATGGAGAACATACTCTGTAGTTTAATGAACTACTATAGCAGGGATGAGCGTTATGCAAAGAAAATAAACAATGTCTTTAAGTATATATTTCCCTCTATGCACAATGTTAAGCAATGGACAGACAGGTTTAAATTGTATGACATAAAACCTATTATTTGTTCATCTGATTACAGTGCTCTTCTAAAATGATTCTTTCTAGAAGATTTATGTAAGGCAGAGTTACAATTAAGACAGTAGACTTTGTAATAACTTTTTTTGAATGCTCAAGTCATGAAAGCCCAAACCTTTTGTTGTCCTGGTCTCCATCTGGTCCACCAGAGGTTTGTTCAGTGGGGCTCACTATAGGAACTGATTGCCTGTAAAATCCATATATACATTCATTAAATCAACTACTTTCAACAttttcattgaaaataatatcCCCCTTTTCATGACGCAGATTTGATTGAATGTCATTCattttattccattctattctaaccAAACTTGCTTTACCAGTTCATGTCAGTAGGTGTCACTGTGCACAAACTAGTCGAAAAAGACTGATGCCATGAgatctgcctgtctctgtgtatgtgaaAGTTCAGGTTGTGTTAGCTAGAATCCATCAATTCATTCTTTCTGCATTAGCCATCCATGTGTTATGGGTGAACAAATGTGTTTTTTAGGATTTTTATTTTAAAGACAGTGAAATTTGCACCACAAACATTTGTAAATAACCACCAGAATTGGAAATAAAATAATATGCCAACAAACATTACTGGACTAACAAACTGGCTAACAAACCTGTTCAGGAACATCAGTATCCCTTGGCTTT encodes:
- the LOC116368516 gene encoding ferritin, middle subunit gives rise to the protein MESQIRQNYHHDCEAAINRMINLEMFASYTYTSMAFYFSRDDVALPGFAHFFKENSDEEREHAEKLLSFQNKRGGRILLQDIKKPERDEWGNGLEAMQCALQLEKNVNQALLDLHKIASDKVDPHLCDFLETHYLNEQVEAIKKLGDHITNLTKMDAVKNKMAEYLFDKHTLGGQS